The nucleotide window ACCGAACTCAAAACACTCCAGGCTACAGGTATAATGACTGTAACCTGGAGTGTTTAGGTCATTCGAAAATTGGTTATTGTAATTCCCCGCCTGCCGTCGGGGCAGGTATTTGAAATTTGTGATTTGTTGTTTGGAATTTTAGCCTGCATTATTCAAAAACGAATCCCGCTGGTAAGCGGGATTCGTTTTTGAATGCGGGATGGTTTGCGGGATGGATGCAGGCAACCCCGCATTAGAAAAACCGGCTTTTTGCGAAATTTATTGAAGCAAAAAGCCAGGTTTTTCAATAGCGTCAGAATTATTCAAGAATAATTCGGGTTAGAATGTTGCCATCCACCTTTCATTTCCCCAATATATTGCCTTATTCCAGCGGTTCAGCGCCGGGTCTTCCATGGCAGTTTTTGTACTTCCTCCCGCTGCCGCAGGGGCATAGTTCGTTTCTGCCGACCTTACGGCCAACCTTTACCGGCTCGGGCTTGCGCTGGCCGCCGCCTCCACCGCCGCCGCTGGCAACGGCTTCGGGTCGCTTCGTCTCATACTGGCTCATATCCACCTGACGTCGGCGCTGGGCTTCCTGAATGTCTTCTGAGTCCTCAATGGGGATATGCCCTTTGATCAACGTAGCGGCCACATCTTTACTGATCTTCTCCAGCATATTCTTGAACAGCTCAAAAGCTTCAAATTTGTAGATCAACAACGGATCCTTCTGCTCATAGGTAGCATTCTGTACGGACTGTCGCAGATCGTCCATCTCACGAAGGTGTTCTTTCCAGGCCTCATCAATGGTAGCAAGGATCACATTCTTCTGATATGATTTCACCAATTCACGCCCTTCCGATTCATAGGAATTTTTCAGGTTGGTAACCACCTGGATGGTTTTGGTTCCATCGGTTATGGGTACTACTATATTTTCATACTGATGGGAATGTTTTTCATAAACCTCTTTAATCACAGGAAAAGCCTGGCTGGCGATGGTTTCCTCTTTCCGTTTGTAGCTTTCTTTCACTATTTCATGAAGCCGGTTTACTATTTCCTGACCGTCAAGTTTTAAAAACTCCTCCTCAGTTACCGGTGAATCAATGGAAAGGGTACGGATCAGCTCAAACTTGAATCCTTCGAAATCGGAGCTGTCCTGGTAATTATCCACCAGGGCCTCGCAAACATCACGCATCATATTGGCGATGTCCACGCTCAGGCGCTCTCCGAACAGGGCGTGCTTTCTGCGTTTATAGATTACCTCCCTCTGGGAGTTCATCACATCGTCATAATCCAGCAAACGTTTACGGATACCAAAGTTATTCTCTTCCACTTTACGCTGTGCCCTTTCTATGGAACGGGAAATCATGGAATGCTGGATAACTTCTCCCTCTTTCAGACCCATTCTCGCCATTACATTGGCAATCCGGTCGGAGCCAAATAAACGCATCAGATCGTCTTCCAGAGAAACGAAGAACTGGGAGGAACCAGGATCCCCTTGCCTGCCGGCACGTCCGCGCAACTGCCTGTCGATCCTTCTGGATTCATGCCTTTCGGTTCCTACAATAGCCAATCCTCCGGCTGCCCTTGTTTCCGGAGAAAGCTTGATGTCGGTACCCCTACCGGCCATATTGGTGGCGATGGTAACATTACTGGATTTACCGGCTTCAGCAATAATATCGGCCTCTTTCTGGTGGAGCTTGGCGTTTAACACATTGTGCTTGATTCCGCGAATCCTGAGCATCTTGCTAAGCAATTCGGAAACATCTACTGATGTAGTTCCCACCAGAACGGGCCGGCCCTTCTCAATGAGACTCTGGACTTCTGCAATAACGGCGTTATATTTTTCCCGTTTGGTACGATAAACCATATCGTCCCTGTCATCACGAACAACGGGTTCATTGGTAGGAACCACCACGACATCCAGCTCATAAATGTCCATAAACTCACCTGCTTCTGTTTCGGCAGTACCCGTCATACCTGCAAGCTTATGATACATGCGGAAGTAATTCTGAAGCGTAATGGTAGCAAAAGTTTG belongs to Bacteroidales bacterium and includes:
- the secA gene encoding preprotein translocase subunit SecA, whose amino-acid sequence is MDVLTKVLTKIFGSKSERDIKQLMPIVEEINSVYSGLHDISNDELRAKAQEIRKEIQDYISEGENEKERLQEKAESYETDVDEKEQLYKKIDDLENQLDDQLEEILEQLLPRAFAVMRETAKRFKENQEIKVTASDFDKELAAQKDYVKIDGDTATYFNSWEAGGNTITWDMIHYDVQLMGGIVLHQGRIAEMATGEGKTVAANLPLFLNALAGKGAHLVTVNNYLAKRDQEWMGPLYEFHGLSVDCIDKHEPNSKERRKAYHADITYGTNNEFGFDYLRDNMAINPSDLVQRKHHFSIVDEVDSVLIDDARTPLIISGPVPQESTEQFQDLKPKIERLVNAQKKLVNQIITDARKALNEGDTEKGGFKLLQAYKGLPKNKALHKILSEEGNKALMLKTENYYMQDNSKHMHKVTDDLYFIIDEKSNAIELTDKGIDVITSESDDPNFFILPDIGSELAELEKEDLSEDEKLAKKDELLRDYAVKSERVHTLQQLLKAYTLFQKEQEYVVMDNKVKIVDEQTGRIMEGRRYSDGLHQAIEAKENVKVEAATQTFATITLQNYFRMYHKLAGMTGTAETEAGEFMDIYELDVVVVPTNEPVVRDDRDDMVYRTKREKYNAVIAEVQSLIEKGRPVLVGTTSVDVSELLSKMLRIRGIKHNVLNAKLHQKEADIIAEAGKSSNVTIATNMAGRGTDIKLSPETRAAGGLAIVGTERHESRRIDRQLRGRAGRQGDPGSSQFFVSLEDDLMRLFGSDRIANVMARMGLKEGEVIQHSMISRSIERAQRKVEENNFGIRKRLLDYDDVMNSQREVIYKRRKHALFGERLSVDIANMMRDVCEALVDNYQDSSDFEGFKFELIRTLSIDSPVTEEEFLKLDGQEIVNRLHEIVKESYKRKEETIASQAFPVIKEVYEKHSHQYENIVVPITDGTKTIQVVTNLKNSYESEGRELVKSYQKNVILATIDEAWKEHLREMDDLRQSVQNATYEQKDPLLIYKFEAFELFKNMLEKISKDVAATLIKGHIPIEDSEDIQEAQRRRQVDMSQYETKRPEAVASGGGGGGGQRKPEPVKVGRKVGRNELCPCGSGRKYKNCHGRPGAEPLE